DNA from Drosophila suzukii chromosome 2R, CBGP_Dsuzu_IsoJpt1.0, whole genome shotgun sequence:
CGAGTATCCTGCCAATGAGCTGCGCTCAAGGAATCTCAGCTCGAGCACAGAGCCCGTTACTCCACTGATTAACTCACCAAGTGATTCATTTGGTGTAAGTTTTATATTGTACATTATAGGAGAGGAATTGATTAtaaagcttttattttatttaacacAGGATGACATCTTGCAAACCAAGCTGACAGACTTGACCGTGGAGGGAGTCATCAGTCTGCTGGAGCGCATTGAGGATATGAAGCCGGCGTTGCCCAAACTGGCGCCCGTGCTCCGTGAGAATGCCATCAATGGACGTGTGCTGAAGCACTGTGATATGCCGGATCTTAAATCGGTAATGTTCTAACTAGATTCCTTTAGTTTCCCTTATTTATTATTGCCTTATGGACAGGTTCTGGGCCTAAGCTTTGGCCACTGGGAGTTGTTCCGCCTGCTGATCACCACTCTGCGGGAATGCGAGCGCATGCCCAGGAAGCAGCCGCGCCAGCCGCAGCAACCCGCCGCTCTAGAGGCTCCATCGAATGTCCCGATGATCAAGGATGTAACGGATGCCCTGATGCAGCCACCCAGAGAGTCCTTGTCGCGGAAGAACTCCGTTAGCCATATGGAGAAACAGGTAAGATGAGCCCTCTTGTGGTTAGAAATTGTAGGATCGGGCAGCAGCATCTTCAAAAGACCGATTCGCTCTAACTCATGTGCTTTGATCTATTCTTATTCCGACCATTTTAACAAACCGAAACGAAATGCAGTCAAAAGTGCATGACTACGAGTATTTGCAGGTAAAGCTCAGACACTAAGTGACACAGACTGAAACCCAAAATTCTAAGCCCACATTTGTGCAAAACCCCATAACAAATCAATTATGTATGTGATATATAGTGGGGCCTTTGACTAATAAAAATCGTTTATTGTTAGGTGACGCTGGAGGAGCAGATGATCTGCGGCACCCTGCAGACTCTCAACGAGGAGGCCTACGAGGATGTGGCCAGTAGCGAGCGACCGAGTCCCACAGGTGAGATGTTGGCGGCAGCCGCACAACTGCAATTAGCACCCATCCGCGAATCATCCGAGTTCGGATCGCCATCCGACGATCAGATGCAGTACGGGGTCAAGATAagcaaccacaacaacaacaacaacaaccagtACTTGCATGCGGAGTACAACCGGAGCGTTAGCTCGCATTCCCTGCAAAGCCTGAGCACTCTGGTGGGTGCTCCCGGAGGAGGGGGTCATGGTCATGGTGGCTCAGGTGGCGGTGGCCTGCACCtgggcaatggtaacgatctGAGCGGTAGCACGCTCGACCTAATGCATGTTGATTCGGTgtttggtggtggtggtggttatCATCGGGCATCGCGCCAGATCTCGGTTAGCAGCGAGCTGCTGCACGAGTCCAGTTCCCTGCCCATGGTGGTGGTCATACCCAATGCCTCCGGCGAACAGGCCTACGACGACACCAAGCTGTGAGGGCTCCTAACCCGCGGATGCACCCGTACAACTGTGTACTTAGTTAAGCTGCATGGGGTTGTGTCGTTCTTAACTTTTAAAGTCTGACAAAACTGAACCATTTCGAACGCTGGACCAATGTCTGAGCCAAATGAAACCAGACCAAAACCAATAGCATATAGCATATCATCCGAAACATGATTTTACGTATTATTTGATTTACTCTTGCTTTGGCTTGGCTTTGATCCGGTCAGTATTATCTACTATTACTAATATTTGAGTTCTGCGATTACTAAATCATTCCAATTGTTATATGCCGAAGATTAGTTAATAATTATTTGCCACACgaacacccacacacacacagaacatttaaaattgttaATCGCTCACGAAAAACATGAACCACTAACCAAATGGTATTCTAATCATATCCCAACTAAATCCTATGTCTATCCCTAGCGTGAGATGAAGCATCAAATAAATGAGATATCTTATGAACAACTCGTTACCTCTTGCATTTTATTCAGCTTCTATCTGTGTTTATGTTCCGCCTTTAACCTCTGTTCTGAGTTAATTGGTTGCTTTTATTCACCTGGTTACTATAACTTCACCGGGTTAGCACCTCTTGTGTCTGGTAATCCCCCCAGATCCCTGACTAAATCTCCCTCATCCGTATGATTTTTAGAACTCGACTCGCCGAGTGCCGGAGCCGCAATGACAACGCCATTGCTCGGCTCCTCCGGCTCCAGCTCCGTGCAACAGCCGACAGGTCGGGATTCCATTTTGAAGCAGCAGGGAAGCGTCAAGGCCGACAAGCGGGTATCGATCCAACAAGCGGCGactaataataacaacaataatGGCAACAAGCTAACGCCAAATGTGGAATATGTTTCCGAGCGACAGGCGGAAGTCCAAGGATCTAGCAAACGCTTGGCAACCAAGCCGCCATCAGGTGATGTTTTCCAATTACCAACCCCAAAAACTCAACTTATAAAGCCTATATCTTTTACAGGACCTCGTCCCGCTTCGCTGATCATCACCAGAAACGATTCCAACTCACAGTTCCAGCTGCTGCGCTCGTCCTCAGTGGACTACGATGATGTGGAGGCCCAGGAGCACCGGACCACTATAAGGACCACCCTGTTGGAacagcaggaggaggaggaatcAGCCCCGTTCGTCTTTACAGTGCGCAAATGATACAATCTTCTCTACTAGGTGAAACCAGCCAATGAGAATGGCCATTTAGTGCCAGCTACGCTTAGTTACAAATTAGATTATAATGCAACTAGCTAATAGCAAGAGGACTTTGTGGGAACTCTGCCTTTTGGGTTACACAATGATATAGTCGTATACTCGGTACGCTAAGAAAAAGACACTTTGTTAGCAAGTCTTGGTTGTAAGCCACATTAGAGTTTACTACCTGTTATAAATGTATGATGCATGTGCAAATGTGTATTTATTAATTGTATAAAGAAAGTGAGAATACATTGCGCGAGATTAGATGACTTAATCGATTAATACAGCCGTTTAGTAACAGCCTTACCTTTGGGCAAGAGATTTGAAAATACATATAATTGAGAAAACACAACGTTGGACCCTTTATAGGCAATTGGTATAGGCACTTGTGACAATTTAATCAATTACAATCTATGATTCCTTCATTGAGCTTAAGGAATGCATTATTTGGCATGGCTATTTGgagtaaaaaaatttttgagAATGGTTATTGCTGGTGAGCTGCCGCACGAGCAATGGCAAGAGCCGGTTGCAGTGCCCTGTAGAGTTGAACGGCCACGGCGGTGCTAGGCAGGGTCTTGTAGATCTCCTGCAGGGCTAACATCACGTTCGTCTGGTGCTGTGTCAAATTCATTCGGTCAAATTTCGGGTCCTGCCAGAAGGCCCCCTTCAGTTGGCTTTCCAAGCGAACCTGTGTGCCCGCATCGTGGGTGGCAGTCCTGCGTTCCGTTTGGGTTGCTGCATTCTTGTAAAGCGTGGCCGTGTCCAATTCCTCCGTTGGCTCCAAGCCCTGTTCGAGCTTCTCCTTTTTAAGCTTGAGTATACGCTGCGATGGCTTGGCCGTGCTCTGGATCTGCTTCAAGCGCGCCACATCGATGCCCAGCAGGCGGAGCAGCTTTCCAGTAGCCTGGGGCACTCCTTCTAGTCCCCATTTAGCCAAGTCGATTCGGGTTCCGGGCGTGGAGTTGAACTCGTAGACCACATTCATGTTGTTGCAAATGGGCGAGGGATTCTCGAAGCAACCTTGGTTTCTAAAGGAGTCATTCACAGGCAGTTTGCAGATGGTGTCCACCATGTGGAACTCTTCCGCCACCTCCTTGTTGGCCTTCTTCTCGAACAGTTCCAGCACCAACTCCGCCCGTGCCACGGCTAGATTACGCTTGTCAGCCTTGGACAGATTTTTAATATTCAGTTCATCCTGCAGCGGCGGACGCTCGCTGAGATTAGAGAACTTAACCGGCCGAATGGACTTCTCATCGGGGCGAACAGGGACGAAGTCCAATTCTTCATCTGTCTTTTCGGTCTTGATGCGATGTTTGCGCCCACGACGGTCGCCATGGTGCTTCTCCTTCGCGCCCTCGTCCTCCGAGCTTCCGCTTCGTTTTCGCTTCCTGGTCTCATCCTGATCTCTGTTCGAGCGATGAGAGCGATCCTTCTTGtgcttctttttcttcttcttttccCTGCCGTTTCCCTCGCTATTTTCCTTGCCGTTTTTCTTGCCGATTTCCTTGATGTCATGCTCCCCCAGTTCTTTAAGGATCTCACGTTGCTTGGCATAAAGTTCATTCTCTGACATCGGATCTTGTTGCTCGACGACTGGCAAGATTCCTTGGGGCTTGTCTGGCACCAGCTCCTTGGAGGCGTCGAGGCTGCACAGATCCATCTCGTCCAGGATGTCTCGGCTCATAAAATGGCTGGCCACCTCAACCGACTCCAATTTCACAGTTGGCTTTACATCCGCCGGGGACGTCGATGTTGTCAATGTAGCCTGAGGAACAACATCGAAAGGATCTGCCAGTATGTCGTCCAGCACTTGGTTATCAACATCTTCTTTGATCACCGGCTCAGCCTTCGGTTCGATTGCTCCTAGAACCGCCTCTAGATTAGCACCCGGAGTGCGAGGCGCCTCTAGATGTGCCCTTGGAGTCGGAGGCGCCGAGCGGTGTCCGAGGCCATCGTCCTCCGGATCACTGTCCCAGCCGCAACCGGACACCGGAGCTCCTGTGGCAAATGCGTGCGGCGGAGTCTGTCCTGTACTTTCCCGTAGCGGCGTGTCGTCATCCTCGTTGATGGCACCTTCCTCCTGGTTTTCGACTTTGATTTCTTGCTTGATCGTCGGTTCCATGACTTCTACAATCCTATCTTGATTGTACTTCACATTAATGTAATTGGAAACCTTTGAATTTTTCCCACCCAAGAAAGCTGAGAATGCACTTTTAGAGATGGCACAATAAGTCGAATCAAAATATGTTTAGAAAaactatttgtaaatattttgatttatgaaatttaatttaattaataacactaattttattttacagtcacagttaataaaacaaataagaaGACTAcactatatttttatgcacAAACATTTATCCCGGTTCACCTCTAGCATGTTGGAAGGATTTCCAGGTGCCGCAAGAGGGACCTGTTGATATATCGATAACACCACCTTAGAAAAACTCACCACTGCTGCATGTGTTTATCGACTCGCCAATTTAACCAAATGTTTCTTAATTAATTGCTTTATCACAAGATGTACAGTATcggtttcaattaaaaaagtCATGTGAGAACTTCTAGTTGCCGCTAAATAAATAATAGCCCCAATTATGTATCGGAGTTCCGCGTAAATAGTGGCATGCTTGCAGATtgaatgtaaataaaaatagccAGCTGTTTTTTGTTTACAAGCTTCGTTGTCTGTTGTTGTTGGGGGCTGTTTTCAGCGCGTAACCAGCTGATGACCACAAAAACTTCAAAGGTCACCTTGAGCTTAATAGAATCGAAGCAATTGCTCGAGATTTTCGGCTGCTAACGTAAAGTTCAATTTCGCAGCTTCATCACAGCCCAATAAGTACGAAAAATCATTCAAATAAACGGGTTATAAATctaaagtaaaaaaatattttgcataCCCATGAAAATAAACCATTTTCCCGAGCGTGAATGTGAATGAAAAGGGGCAGATAAGTTTTTATGAGATACGAAGAAAAACCACAGATTACTCTCACATGGAGCACATTTGTTGTGTTCTAAATTCGGGACTCCTAAAAAAATCatctataaataaatattctaaGGCCACCTACCGGCAACCAAGTGCAATTCATTGACCTACATATGCGAGGATGTGGatgtgtgtgtctgtctgtctgtgaaCTTGATGTgtgcaaaaattattttaattccCTGACCTGCTAGTGAAAATTCAATGTTGATAAGGTCGGCTAATCGTGAAAATCCATAACTCACGTAGGCGCCACATGTCAGTAAGAATGCATTTGAAAAATCATGAGCTTAGGTGTTATATTGCCccataatataataaaaaacccccctggccGACGCCCCTGTATGAGCGaatgtgtttttgtgtgtgcgATTGCCGCGATTATAAAGTACATATTCGTTTAATGCTCCATTTGAGATTGCGGCGTTCGTAAAATTCCTGGCATTCCGTAGACCATCGATCGAGTTTGCAGCAGGTGCGGCCATGCTGAACGAGGGATTCCACTGGCTCTGGAGGAGCCTGCTCCAGGTCCTGATGCGCTATCAGCTCTTCCGATGGCTCTACGGCCTTATAGCGATTGTTGATAACGAACCGCTACCGTTACATATGGAAAGCGAAGAGGAAGCAACCAGAAAGAAGAAGCATCTGGAGAATGAGCAAGCCGTATCCCCCGGAAAATCAGAATCAGTCGCGATTAGAACCGTTCCAAGTGCAAATGCGAATGCAATGGGCAATGCAGGCAGTGCCGAGATCGTATCAAATCAAATCATCCGCCGCCGTGAGGTATTATAATCGCCCAGTGATCGGAGTCCCAGTGTTGTGTCCCATGTTCCATAACTATATGTTCTCGCCTTCCAATCCGAGTGTGTCTGTtgcgtgtgtgtgagtgtgccGGCCATGAATATAAAACATGCCCTCCGTCCGGCGATGCTGCAGTCTGTTCCGTACCGGGTTACCAAGCTAGTTACAACCACTAAAAGCACCGACTAAGCGGGCAATCCTCGAAAATTCTACTCGGACTGTGGTGGTGTTTTAACAAGATGCCTTTGGCTGTGCGTTTCCGATCGCGAACTACCCCAATACATAGTATACTGTGGTGGAACTTCTATAACTCGAACTACAAAACCCTATATCCTCTGGATAAAAAAGTCTAGTAACTAAAATGGAAGCATAggataaattatataaaagcCAGTTGGAAAACCTTACATCAAGTTTcttgttaaaaaaaagttgaaaTACAATCGATCCATACATAATCCCTTTTTTTGCTGTGCCTAAGTACTTCTAAAAATAGTAATATAATATAGGTGTAATTGTAATCCTAATCTCTATTGGCGCTACAAATAGTTCGACTTTCAGAAACATACAGTTAGAGAAGTTCGACTGTACATTTCATGCATAATACCCATGTTCATGTGTAAAATATTAGTGACGATTAAAAGATTGTGTAATGTAATCTCACGGTTATCTCCCTGGATTTCCTTAGATGAGCACCATGGGCAAGGAGACGGAGTCCCACAGCATACCCATTAGCGAGGGACAGAATGCGGAACATGTTCTGTACCGCCTGAAGAGGGGTTCCAAACTAAGCGTCCACCCGGATGCCTCACTGCTGGGCAGGAAGATCGTTCTGTACACCAACTATCCCGCTGAGGGGCAAAAGTTCGTGAGAACAGAGTACCGGGTTCTGGGATGGCAGCTCAGCAGTGGCAAGCAGGTTACGTCCGTGATGCATCCGGAAGCCCATGTGGTGGATACGGACATTCGCAGTTTGGTGGAGTTGAACATGTCCGGCACCTATCACTTCTACTTCCGGTATCTGGAAAGGTGAGTGTAAACTCTGGGGAACAAAATATAGTTAACGTTATTTCctttattgatttttaaatcCAACAATTTTCTTGTAAAGTTCTATTTATGATCaaataaagttatataatcCTATAAAAAGGgaacttttaaatatgtacatatatcgCCTATGATTATTACCTTGTTTATTATACATACAAGATCATAAACGATCTTTACATTGGTTTGGTAATGCATTAATAACATTTCAAACCTAATCCCACACCTCAGATGAGCTGAAGGCCTTAGCTGCTAGAGCTCTTAAATTTAGTTAGCCTATAGTTTTAACTTAAAGctagctttatataaataaataaataaaacatttcaaaccTATGTCTTAGCTTATAGTATCTGTATAGTCGTTAATAAATGTACTGTTTCAGACCCGACACTGGCAGTTCCGGAGCAGATGGCGCTCTGTATGTCCAAGTGGAGCCCACTCTGCATGTGGGTCCGCCTGGCGCCCAGAAGACCATTCCCCTGGACTCGGTACGCTGCCAAACTGTGCTGACTAAGCTCCTGGGACCACTGGACACCTGGGAGGCCAAGCTGCGCGTAGCCAAGGAGGCCGGCTACAATGTGATCCACTTCACTCCCATTCAGGAACTGGGTGGTTCCCGCTCCTGCTATTCGCTGCGTGACCAACTCAAGGTGAACTCCCACTTTGCGACCCAAAAGGGAGGCAAGGTCAGCTTCGAGGACGTGGAGAAGGTCATCAAGAAGTGCCGCCAGGAATGGGGGGTAAGAAATTGTACATGACTGTGCGCAAGACTGTTTTTGTGGTCTTCTACTCATGCCAAACCATTGCACTCTATCAGGTGGCTTCCATCTGCGACATCGTCCTCAATCACACTGCCAACGAGTCCGAGTGGCTGCTGCAACATCCGGATGCCACCTACTCGTGCGCCACCTGTCCCTACCTGCGACCCGCCTTTCTGCTGGACGCCGCCTTCGCCCAGTGCGGAGCGGACATAGCCGAGGGCAGCCTGGAGCACGTCGGCGTGCCCCAGGTCATCGAGCAGGAGTGCCATTTGGAAGCGTTAAAGTACCAGTTGCACACCTCCTACCTGTCCAAGGTCAATATACACGAGCTGTATCAGTGCGATGTGATGAAGTACGTCAACGAGTTCATGACCCAGGTGCGTACTCGCGAGCCACCGAGGAACGTGGCCAACGAGTATCGCTTCCAGGAGATCCAACTGATACAGGACCCGGAATATCGACGCTTGGCCAGCACCATCAATTTCGAGCTGGCGCTGGAGATCTTTAATGCTTTCCATGGCGACTGCTTCGATGAGGAGGCCCGGTTCCGCAAGTGCGCCGAAACCCTGCGCCGCCATCTGGATTCCCTCAACGAACGCGTGCGCGCCGAGATCCAAGGTTACGTAAACTATGCCATCGATAATGTTTTGGCCGGAGTGCGCTACGAGCGTGTCCAGGGCGATGGGCCCAAAGTGAAGGAGATCTCCGAGAAGCATTCGGTCTTTATGCTCTACTTCACGCACACGGGCACCCAGGGAAAATCGCTCACTGAAATCGAAGCGGATATGTACGGCAAGGGCGGAGAGTTCTTCATGGCTCACAACGGCTGGGTGATGGGTTCCAGTGATCCGCTGCGAGACTTCGCCGAGGAGCAGCCGGGACGCGCCAATGTCTACCTCAAACGCGAGCTCATCTCGTGGGGCGACAGTGTGAAGTTGCGCTTCGGCAGGAAGCCGGAGGATAGCCCCTACCTGTGGAAGCACATGACCGAGTACGTGCAGACCACAGCGCGCATCTTTGATGGAGTGCGCCTGGACAACTGCCACTCCACGCCGTTGCACGTTGCTGAATTCCTGCTCGATGCAGCTCGCAAAATCAACCCGGAGCTCTATGTGGTGGCCGAATTGTTTACCAACTCGGATGGCACCGACAATGTCTTTGTGAACCGATTGGGTATCACCTCCTTGATCCGCGAAGCCCTTTCGGCTTGGGATTCCCACGAGCAGGGACGTCTGGTCTACCGGTATGGAGGAGTGCCTGTGGGTGGCTTTTTTGCGAACTCATCACGACACGAGGCCACCAGTGTGGCCCATGCCCTGTTCCTGGATCTCACCCACGACAATCCGTCTCCGGTCGAGAAGCGTTCCGTTTACGATCTGTTGCCCTCGGCAGCACTGGTCTCCATGGCCTGCTGTGCTACCGGAAGTAACCGTGGCTACGACGAACTGGTTCCCCATCATGTATGTTATGTTCATTTGGTTAAGCTAAAGTCCGAAAGTAACTCTTTTTATTTCACCAGATCCATGTCGTGGATGAGGAACGTAGTTACCAAGAATGGGGCAAAGGAGTTGACTCCAAATCCGGAATTATGGGTGCCAAGAGGGCGTTGAATCTGCTGCACGGACAACTTGCGGAGGAGGGCTTTAGCCAGGTATATGTAGACCAGATGGATCCCAACGTGGTGGCCGTTACCCGCCACTCGCCGAGCACTCACCAGTCGGTCATTCTGGTGGCCCACACTGCCTTCGGGTATCCCTCGCCAAATGCCGGACCCACCGGAATCCGTCCACTTCGTTTCGAGGGCGTGCTGGACGAGATCATCTTGGAGGCCAGTTTGACCATGCAGAGCGACAAGCCTTTCGATCGTCCTGCTCCGTTCAAGAAGGAACCCAACGTGATTAACGGCTTCACCCAGTTCCAGTTGAGCCTGCAGGAGCATATACCGCTGGCGAAGTCAACTGTGTTCCAGACCCAGGCATATGTGGATGGCAACAACACGCAGCTAAACTTTACCAATTTACGACCCGGTACTGTGGTGGCAATAAGGGTGTCAATGCATCCGGGTCCGCGTGCCAGTTTCGATAAGCTCCAGAAGATCTCGAATGCCCTGCGCGTGGGTTCGGGCGAGGAGTGGTCCCAACTGCAGGAGATTGTCTCCAAATTGGATCTGGTGGCCCTGAGTGGTGCCCTCTTCACCTGCGATGAGGAGGAACGGGATCTGGGCAAAGGTGGCACCGCCTACGACATCCCCAACTTTGGAAAGATCGTTTACTGCGGCCTGCAGGGATTCGTTTCCCTGCTGACGGAGATTTCGCCCAAAAATGACTTGGGTCATCCGCTTTGTAACAATCTGCGCGATGGAAACTGGATGATGGGTGGGTGTTTATAAAATAGGATATTGTAAATAGTTACTGATCAGTAAAGTTCTTCCCAGATTACATTGCCGATCGCTTGACCAGCTTTGAAGACTTGAAGCCACTCTCCACCTGGTTTAAAGCCACCTTTGAGCCCCTGAAGAATATTCCGCGCTACCTCATACCCTGCTACTTTGATGCCATCGTCAGTGGGGTTTACAATGTGCTTATCAACCAGGTCAACGAATTAATGCCTGAGTATGTTATGAAGCACAAAGgagttaatataataatttcatTATTATTCTTGATTTTCCATAGTTTCATCAAGAATGGTCACAGTTTCACCCAATCCCTGGCCCTGTCCACGCTGCAGTTCCTCTCCGTTTGCAGGTCGGCCAACCTGCCAGGATTTAGTCCTGCCATTGCTCCACCCAAACCACCGAAACAATGTGTGACCCTCTCCGCTGGTTTGCCGCATTTCTCAACGGGTGAGTTAAAAATCTCTTTTGATTTGGGTAATACCAAGGATATCTCTAAGGAAGAAATCTCTAGTGGAATATTAATACATACTTTTATATCCACAGGTTACATGCGCTGCTGGGGTCGTGACACCTTCATTGCTCTGCGTGGCTCCATGTTCCTTACTGGCCGCTACAACGAGGCCCGCTTTATCATTATTGGATTTGGAGAGACCCTTCGACACGGTCTCATTCCAAATCTGTTGGACAGCGGCAGCAAGCCCAGATACAACTGCCGCGATGCCGTCTGGTGGTGGATGTACTGCATCAAACAGTACGTGGAGGATGCCCCCAAGGGTGCCGAGATCCTGAGGGACAAGGTGTCGCGCATCTTCCCGTACGACGATGCCGAGGCCCATGCTCCGGGAGCCTTTGATCAGCTGCTGTTCGACGTGATGCAGGAGGCGTTGCAGGTGCATTTCCAGGGATTGCAGTATAGGGAGCGCAACGCAGGCTACGAAATCGATGCGCACATGGTGGACCAGGGCTTCAACAACCACATTGGCGTTCACCCGGAGACTGGATTTGTGTTCGGTGGCAACAACTTTAACTGCGGTACCTGGATGGACAAGATGGGCTCCTCGCAGAAGGCAGGCAACAAGGGACGACCCAGCACTCCTCGCGATGGATCCGCCGTGGAACTCATTGGCTTACAGTATGCCGTACTGCGGTTCATGCAGGGCCTGGCCGAGAAGGAGGCTATTCCGTACACTGGCGTGGAGCGGAAGGGACCGTCGGGCGAGGTGACCAAGTGGAGTTACAAGGAGTGGGCAGATCGCATCAAGGAGAACTTCGACAAGTTCTTCTTCGTGTCCGAGTCGGAAACCTGCTCGGTAGCCAACAAGAAGCTGATCTACAAGGACAGCTATGGAGCTACCCAGAGCTGGACGGACTACCAGCTGCGATGCAACTTCCCCATCACTCTCACTGTAGCCCCCGAGCTGTGCAATCCCCAGAATGCCTGGCGTGCACTGGAGCGGGCCAGGAAGTTCCTGCTGGGACCGCTGGGCATGAAGACCCTGGATCCCGAGGACTGGAACTACAGAGCCAACTATGACAACTCAAACGACTCCACCGATTGCACAGTCGCCGATGGCGCCAACTACCATCAGGGGCCGGAGTGGGTGTGGCCCATTGGTTTCTACCTGAGGGCGCGCCTGATCTTCGCCAAAAAGTGTGGTCACCTGGACGAGACCATTGCCGAAACTTGGGCCATACTGCGGGCTCATCTAAGAGAGCTGCAGACATCGCACTGGCGGGGATTGCCCGAGTTGACCAACGATAACGGCTCCTACTGCGGAGACTCCTGCCGCACGCAGGCTTGGAGTGTCGCCGCCATCCTTGAGGTACTCTACGACCTGCACTCCTTGGGAGCTGATGTGGCCTAAACCACCTAAAATACTCATACTCAGACCTGATAGTTGCTACCAAAAACTGTTATTAGTGTTACATTTGATAATTGTACGGATACAAAATGGAATGAGATTCGGTGCCAGATGTCCCTCAAAAATTTTGCTATTTCCTATTCTATTAAAGTTGCAATTGTTTTTAAGCGATGGATGTTTCTTTTTCTAAGAGAAGTAGCTATCCCGGCACACACGCATGCAGGAGCACTGGGGAGGATCGATGGAGCCAAAGTTCTTTCGAGGAATGTCCCGTCCCACAAAATTGAGCGGTGTGGTGACCTCGGAAACCCTGGGTATTTTCTTTTGGGAAACCACGTCCTGGGAAATTGGCTTGGCAGGCGGCATAGGCAATTGCTTTTCACTCCTTATTTTTGACTTATCGTCCTCTATTTTGAGCTTAAAAGCCATAATAGTCTTGGTGAATTTCTCGGTGTCTGGTAACTACTCACTTTGCCACATTTCCTCAAGGCTAAAATGGCTGCCTCGCATGTTAAATCATATGCTTTCTGCAGAAAAATTTTCTGGACAACATCAAAAACTAGGGACATTTTGATGGGCTTACAAAAAATCTGGGCTATTGTTAAACACGAAATTTTGTTAGGAACTGAACGAGAAATTTGACACAATATTCACAAGTAATATGAACtgtatatatttgtatgtatataCCTACCTAGTCTACAATCTCTtataaactaaataaatacgtGTAAAGTCTATGTACATAAAGCTTTGCATAACTTGTAGACTATCCACATTACGTAAGCAGCGGGGCTTGGGTTCCATTTGGACTCGCTTGGTAGGAGTCGTTTTCAGTGGTTATCTCGGTATCGTCATCTTTGAAGGACTTGAGATCGCGTCCTATACTCTCCATGTTCAAGCTTAAGGCAGCTGCGGCCACATTGTTTTTCACTTCATCGAGCTTGGGCTC
Protein-coding regions in this window:
- the LOC108009310 gene encoding glycogen debranching enzyme isoform X1; protein product: MLNEGFHWLWRSLLQVLMRYQLFRWLYGLIAIVDNEPLPLHMESEEEATRKKKHLENEQAVSPGKSESVAIRTVPSANANAMGNAGSAEIVSNQIIRRREMSTMGKETESHSIPISEGQNAEHVLYRLKRGSKLSVHPDASLLGRKIVLYTNYPAEGQKFVRTEYRVLGWQLSSGKQVTSVMHPEAHVVDTDIRSLVELNMSGTYHFYFRYLERPDTGSSGADGALYVQVEPTLHVGPPGAQKTIPLDSVRCQTVLTKLLGPLDTWEAKLRVAKEAGYNVIHFTPIQELGGSRSCYSLRDQLKVNSHFATQKGGKVSFEDVEKVIKKCRQEWGVASICDIVLNHTANESEWLLQHPDATYSCATCPYLRPAFLLDAAFAQCGADIAEGSLEHVGVPQVIEQECHLEALKYQLHTSYLSKVNIHELYQCDVMKYVNEFMTQVRTREPPRNVANEYRFQEIQLIQDPEYRRLASTINFELALEIFNAFHGDCFDEEARFRKCAETLRRHLDSLNERVRAEIQGYVNYAIDNVLAGVRYERVQGDGPKVKEISEKHSVFMLYFTHTGTQGKSLTEIEADMYGKGGEFFMAHNGWVMGSSDPLRDFAEEQPGRANVYLKRELISWGDSVKLRFGRKPEDSPYLWKHMTEYVQTTARIFDGVRLDNCHSTPLHVAEFLLDAARKINPELYVVAELFTNSDGTDNVFVNRLGITSLIREALSAWDSHEQGRLVYRYGGVPVGGFFANSSRHEATSVAHALFLDLTHDNPSPVEKRSVYDLLPSAALVSMACCATGSNRGYDELVPHHIHVVDEERSYQEWGKGVDSKSGIMGAKRALNLLHGQLAEEGFSQVYVDQMDPNVVAVTRHSPSTHQSVILVAHTAFGYPSPNAGPTGIRPLRFEGVLDEIILEASLTMQSDKPFDRPAPFKKEPNVINGFTQFQLSLQEHIPLAKSTVFQTQAYVDGNNTQLNFTNLRPGTVVAIRVSMHPGPRASFDKLQKISNALRVGSGEEWSQLQEIVSKLDLVALSGALFTCDEEERDLGKGGTAYDIPNFGKIVYCGLQGFVSLLTEISPKNDLGHPLCNNLRDGNWMMDYIADRLTSFEDLKPLSTWFKATFEPLKNIPRYLIPCYFDAIVSGVYNVLINQVNELMPDFIKNGHSFTQSLALSTLQFLSVCRSANLPGFSPAIAPPKPPKQCVTLSAGLPHFSTGYMRCWGRDTFIALRGSMFLTGRYNEARFIIIGFGETLRHGLIPNLLDSGSKPRYNCRDAVWWWMYCIKQYVEDAPKGAEILRDKVSRIFPYDDAEAHAPGAFDQLLFDVMQEALQVHFQGLQYRERNAGYEIDAHMVDQGFNNHIGVHPETGFVFGGNNFNCGTWMDKMGSSQKAGNKGRPSTPRDGSAVELIGLQYAVLRFMQGLAEKEAIPYTGVERKGPSGEVTKWSYKEWADRIKENFDKFFFVSESETCSVANKKLIYKDSYGATQSWTDYQLRCNFPITLTVAPELCNPQNAWRALERARKFLLGPLGMKTLDPEDWNYRANYDNSNDSTDCTVADGANYHQGPEWVWPIGFYLRARLIFAKKCGHLDETIAETWAILRAHLRELQTSHWRGLPELTNDNGSYCGDSCRTQAWSVAAILEVLYDLHSLGADVA